One Nitrospira sp. DNA window includes the following coding sequences:
- a CDS encoding Signal transduction histidine kinase CheA, with product MSSDFDRDQLVAIFVAEAGDDMGRFWKALHPEGKSCPEPEEVAEYHAVGHKLKGAALLYGFTGLGRLGALLEETLERVQDIPAERWPAILLLIREVAASFRGQVEQIGRGGSEDPSVVEEFVRRCAELMPADPGNASVDAGANMDGPADDYLIPNLDHEVLSYFSPEAEEYLRTIQTLLQRLETDLQDPEAVHQLYRVAHTLKGSAHTVGFQVVGDVAHPIETCMIAVREGRAVIAPHWITSIRQAVQVIRSLMERDSRHLSRLKREVPRIKTLLQELESGVNRAGAEPAGPDRFETTTLQEVAVAATSAENSAVQPVSEAQADVLAEGYLIPALDPEVMSYFAPEAQEYLETLEAHLLRLDRETANPETIHELFRTAHTLKGSAYTVGFQAIGDLTHHIEDFMGAVREGQLHLLPGHTDLLLRAIDVIRSLMRRDPSTLGRMRQRFAALLEELKQLGHIQPGPGATPSVVPSPSEAVAVENVPEAAGAEPVKGGDGKTGEEREVIRVSRDRLERLLNLVGELVIDRGRLEQRLRTLDQLASQVLANKNRLIDAVRTFEDKHTFSFQPSPKSSGEAVPQPFLGVSDFGSLEFDKYDDFNILARRISEVTADITESMSQLSGSIHRAQDDMGQLQQLTLGMRDEIARARMVPIGTPFTRFRRAAREMARATGKEVNLVTSGEHTEIDTGVVERLVDPLVHLVRNAVYHGIEPAGTRLSQGKPAAGTVYLHAAHRGNSVIIEVEDDGAGLDIGKIKAKAVKLGLVKPEVAASLPESEVIKFIFLPGFSTADAVGDLAGRGVGMDVVKRVIETMNGHIEVESVRGEGTKFTMHLPLTLLIATALLVRVEKERYAIPLPSVREVTMSTASTIQQMGGRSMMQIGDEAIEVFPLGALIRRESGPVDRSTPVVVVRTSTGPLGCAVDELLGRQEIVIKSLGALKPYERSVFGGATIDPEGRVVLVLDVSRLATREYYQALPTGHDDAVSSIHDEPVQPVPAQSASKQLPLLLIDDSLSIRKFVGRMLEAAGYTVETAVDGEEGCRKASTQNYRLIITDLEMPKLNGYEVIQALRARLQTRETPILVMTTRAGAKHRQMAVNVGASGYIAKPVEERALIQEVQRWTARETGARK from the coding sequence ATGAGTTCTGATTTTGATCGCGACCAGTTGGTGGCCATTTTCGTCGCCGAGGCCGGTGACGATATGGGACGGTTCTGGAAGGCCCTGCACCCGGAGGGGAAGTCCTGTCCGGAACCGGAGGAAGTGGCCGAGTACCATGCCGTCGGGCACAAGCTGAAGGGGGCGGCGCTTCTCTATGGATTTACCGGCCTCGGCAGACTTGGGGCGTTGCTTGAGGAGACGCTGGAACGGGTCCAAGACATTCCTGCTGAGCGATGGCCGGCGATCCTCCTGTTGATTCGGGAAGTCGCGGCGTCCTTTCGAGGCCAGGTCGAACAGATCGGACGGGGAGGGAGCGAGGATCCATCGGTCGTCGAAGAGTTCGTCCGGCGCTGTGCCGAATTGATGCCGGCTGATCCCGGTAACGCCTCCGTAGATGCCGGCGCGAATATGGATGGGCCGGCGGACGACTACCTCATTCCCAACCTGGACCACGAAGTCCTGTCTTATTTTTCCCCCGAGGCGGAGGAATATCTCCGCACCATCCAAACGCTGCTCCAGCGATTGGAAACCGATCTACAGGATCCCGAGGCCGTCCATCAGTTATATCGAGTGGCTCACACCCTGAAAGGGTCCGCCCATACCGTCGGGTTTCAGGTGGTCGGCGATGTAGCCCATCCGATCGAAACCTGCATGATTGCCGTTCGAGAGGGGCGCGCGGTCATCGCACCCCATTGGATAACATCTATTCGGCAGGCGGTTCAGGTCATCCGTTCCCTCATGGAGCGAGATTCTCGGCACCTGTCCCGTTTGAAGCGGGAGGTTCCCCGAATCAAGACATTGCTTCAGGAGTTGGAATCCGGAGTGAATCGCGCGGGGGCGGAACCAGCCGGGCCTGATCGCTTTGAGACGACCACGCTGCAGGAGGTGGCGGTCGCTGCGACGTCCGCCGAAAATTCAGCGGTTCAGCCTGTGAGCGAGGCTCAGGCAGATGTTCTTGCGGAAGGGTATCTGATCCCGGCGCTCGATCCCGAAGTGATGTCCTATTTCGCTCCGGAAGCTCAGGAGTATTTGGAAACCCTTGAGGCTCACCTGTTGCGTTTGGACAGGGAGACCGCGAATCCTGAAACCATTCATGAACTCTTTCGCACGGCCCATACGCTCAAAGGGTCGGCCTATACCGTCGGGTTCCAGGCGATCGGGGACCTGACGCACCACATTGAAGATTTCATGGGAGCAGTCCGTGAGGGACAGCTCCATCTCCTTCCCGGGCATACGGACTTGTTGCTGCGGGCGATCGATGTCATTCGGAGCTTGATGCGGCGCGATCCTTCCACGCTGGGGCGCATGAGACAACGGTTTGCCGCCTTACTGGAAGAACTGAAGCAGCTGGGGCATATCCAGCCCGGACCCGGTGCGACACCATCTGTCGTACCGTCGCCCTCGGAAGCCGTTGCGGTGGAAAATGTGCCGGAAGCGGCCGGAGCCGAGCCGGTCAAGGGCGGCGACGGAAAAACCGGTGAGGAACGGGAGGTGATCCGCGTCAGTCGTGATCGCTTGGAACGCCTATTGAACCTGGTCGGCGAACTGGTGATCGATCGTGGGCGCCTCGAACAGCGATTGCGGACACTGGATCAACTGGCCTCCCAAGTGTTGGCCAACAAGAATCGGTTGATCGATGCCGTTCGGACGTTCGAGGATAAACATACCTTCTCCTTTCAGCCGTCACCCAAGTCGTCAGGCGAGGCGGTGCCGCAGCCCTTTCTCGGCGTCAGTGATTTCGGGAGTTTGGAATTCGACAAATACGACGACTTCAACATCCTGGCTCGGCGAATCAGCGAAGTCACAGCGGATATCACCGAATCCATGTCGCAGTTGAGCGGGTCGATTCACCGTGCACAGGATGACATGGGGCAGTTGCAGCAGTTGACGCTGGGGATGCGCGACGAAATCGCCCGGGCTCGAATGGTGCCGATCGGAACGCCCTTTACCAGGTTCCGCCGTGCGGCGCGTGAAATGGCACGCGCCACCGGCAAGGAAGTCAATTTGGTTACCTCCGGCGAACATACCGAAATCGACACCGGCGTCGTCGAGCGTCTCGTCGATCCGCTCGTCCACCTGGTTAGGAACGCGGTCTACCACGGGATCGAGCCGGCCGGCACCCGTCTCAGCCAAGGCAAACCGGCAGCCGGTACGGTCTATCTCCACGCGGCGCATCGGGGAAATTCGGTGATCATCGAAGTCGAGGACGATGGCGCGGGGCTCGATATTGGGAAGATCAAGGCGAAGGCGGTCAAGTTGGGCCTCGTCAAGCCGGAAGTCGCCGCATCCCTGCCTGAAAGTGAAGTCATCAAGTTTATCTTCCTCCCCGGTTTTTCTACTGCTGATGCCGTCGGCGATCTAGCGGGCCGCGGGGTCGGCATGGACGTAGTCAAACGTGTGATCGAGACTATGAACGGTCACATCGAAGTGGAATCGGTGCGCGGGGAGGGCACGAAGTTTACGATGCATCTCCCGCTCACCCTCTTGATCGCGACCGCGCTGCTTGTCCGTGTCGAGAAGGAGCGGTATGCGATCCCTCTCCCCAGCGTGCGCGAAGTGACGATGTCGACCGCTTCCACGATCCAGCAAATGGGTGGTCGGTCGATGATGCAGATCGGTGATGAGGCCATCGAGGTGTTTCCGCTCGGCGCCCTCATTCGCCGGGAATCGGGTCCCGTCGATCGTTCCACCCCCGTGGTCGTCGTCCGGACCTCCACCGGCCCGCTTGGTTGTGCCGTGGACGAACTGTTGGGCAGGCAAGAAATCGTCATCAAGTCGCTGGGGGCGCTGAAGCCCTATGAACGTTCCGTATTCGGGGGCGCCACCATCGATCCCGAGGGACGGGTCGTCCTGGTCCTGGATGTCAGTCGGCTGGCGACACGTGAGTATTATCAAGCGTTGCCGACCGGACATGACGATGCCGTATCGTCCATACATGATGAACCGGTTCAGCCTGTCCCGGCGCAGTCTGCATCCAAACAGCTTCCCCTATTGTTGATCGACGACTCGCTCAGCATCAGAAAATTCGTCGGACGCATGCTTGAGGCTGCCGGCTATACGGTCGAAACGGCGGTAGACGGCGAGGAAGGGTGCCGCAAAGCATCGACACAGAACTATCGGCTCATCATCACCGATCTCGAAATGCCCAAGTTGAACGGGTATGAAGTGATCCAAGCGCTTCGCGCGAGACTTCAGACCCGCGAGACACCGATCCTCGTGATGACCACGAGGGCCGGGGCAAAACACCGCCAGATGGCCGTCAATGTGGGCGCGTCTGGTTATATCGCCAAACCGGTCGAAGAACGGGCCTTGATTCAAGAAGTGCAGAGGTGGACGGCCCGCGAAACCGGCGCCAGAAAATAG